In the Balaenoptera acutorostrata chromosome 16, mBalAcu1.1, whole genome shotgun sequence genome, GAGATCCCAGCAGCACCTCCATGCCTCCTCTCACCCCTAAGCGTGTCTGGGGTACAGGCCTCACTGATGGCCTCGGCCACAGTCGGAACATTCCCATGGGGAGAAGATGCTCTCTGGGCAGAGGTAGACACTGACATGTCACCCAGAGCCCCTGGGTGAGAAAAGCCCTGGGCACCATCTTCTCTGGGTTGACTGTCTCGGCGAGATGTTTCCTGGTGCTGTCTTCCAGAAGGAATTCTGTCGTCTTGAACTGCGTCCCCTTCTCCATGGCTCTGGGGAGCCAAGGGCAAGTCAGCATCGGGGATCTCTGGAGAAGTCACCTGTGAAGACAGACCCGAAGCTGATTCCTGCCGGCCGCTTTCCTGCTGTGAGTGGGCCTGGCTTCCAAGCCCCGGCCAGccttccccagccccctctgGCTTCTTGCTTTCTGTCAGCATCTGTGGAGGCCCACTCATTTCCTTCCCCACACTGGCACCTGGCAGGCTCTGCTCTGCAGCTGGCCATGCCGGCCCCGGCAGCTTTTCTGGAGCTGGATCCTGGGGACCCAGACGAGAAATCTCAGCCTCTACAGCCAGCTCTTGCTGCTTCTCCTTTGACTGTACCCAGAGTCCGGCAGGAGTGGTGGGGAGAGACGCGATGGCCACTCCTTGAGTCCCATCTGGAAGCTTCTCTGGGCTTGGCGTGGCGAGGTCCTTGCCCATCACACTCTTCCCGGCTCCTGCCTTTTCTCCCAGTGTGCTCTGGGGCCGATCGGCGGTCAGGGCTCCAAGCACAGACTTCTCAAAGATCTTGGTGATGTGctccctgaagtcagggagcccagCGATCATACTGGTCTGCCTGGAGCTGGCGTCTACACCAGCTGATGCTCCCTTCCTGGGATCCTTGGAAGGGTCTACCATCCTCTCCCCACTGCGCTCTCTCTCCCTTGCTGCATCACCTGCCGTGCTCTCCTCACTGGCAAGGTGTGCTGAAAGTTCACTGGGCTTGGCACTTGCCCCGGGAGCTCTTGACCCTTTCTGCTCCTCTGCGGTCTGCTTACCCTTGGCCAGAAGTGGCACCCTGTCCAGGTAGGGCACGGAGTCCACGGGTCCCTCAAAGGTCCCAGCTTTGGGGCTTCCGCTGCTGGCTGGCACGGCAGAGGTTTCCTCACCTGCAGCTCCTGGTTGCCCGAGGGGGGCAGGGGAGTCACACGGTACCTTCGTGGAGGAGGCATTTTCCAAGACAAGCAGGGGCTCCCGTGTGGGACAAGGGCTTTCACCAGGAGCTCTGAGGCCTTGAGGTGAAAGAGCTTTCACGCCACTGTCTTCTGCCCCTTTCCTGGCAGCGCTCTCCATATGCAGGTAAGGAGTTTCAGGAGTAGCCTCTTCTGGTGGCCTGGACGACAGGAGCCTCTTTGGGTCGGGGACAGCCTGGGCTGCAGAAATATCCACCACGCTCCTGGGAATCGCACCCAGCTCTCTGGCTGGCAGCAAGGCATCCTGGGAGCTGGCGGAGGGTTGCTCAGCTTGGCAGGGCTCACCTAGGGCACAGGTAGAAGCTTCCTCCCCAGGGGAGGGGCACTGGTCTGTTGGGAGGAAGCCACCACTCCGAGCAGCTTCTCCTGGCTCCCCCGGAGCCCGTTGTGTCCCCAGGTCTCCTCCATCAGCGTTCCCACCAATCTCAGCAGTCCCACCACCCGCACCTTGATGCTCGGCTGATGGGACACTTTCAAGAAGCTTTTGGGCCTCTGCATCCGTGGCAGTAGGACACTCCATTTCCTTCTCTGGGGCTAACCCTGATTGCCGCCTGCCCTCCTGGGTTTCACCACCGGCCTCACTCTCTGGGGCCTCCTGGGTGGATGCGACTCTGGGGCCGGCAGGTGCTGGAGCTGGTGGGCAGCGAGCTGCCTTCAGGAGAGCTACTGAATCAGGCCGACAAGGCGGGGCCCCCACTGTGCTCCCACTTGCCTTCTCTGTCTTACCCGAGTCCTGGAGCGGGGGCCAAGCGTCAGCTGCTTCCGAAATGCCTGCATCCCCGAGACATGCCTCTTCATGCTGGCTGCCAGCTTTCAGCCCATCAACCAGCTCCTGCTGGGACTTGTTTGGCCCCTGTCCAGCACAGCAACTCTCCTTTCTGCTCAAGCTACGTGCAAGAGCAGAGTCTTGTAAGGTGTCTGCTGCAGGAGGTGGGCCCCTGGACAGCTGACTGCCACTGCATTCTCCCTCTTGCCCATTCCCGCCTAGTGCAGACAACTCCAGTCTCTTTGGTGCTGACAACTCCGACGGCTCTGTCGTACGATTCTCCGGAACTGTGTGCCCGGGAGCTGAACTTGGAGCATCAGACAGACTGCCCTTGGGGAGCTCACTTTGAAGTTCTGATTCAGAAGCCTGTTCCTTTGCTCCGTGAGTGGGCAAGCTCACATCTTCCCGAGGTTCCACAGGAATGTGGGTTTGGGGAGAGTCTGCACCCAGGTTCTGAAACTCTGCATCACCTGGGGAAGTCTCTTTCTCGCTTTCGCACTGTTGGGACTTCTCCCTGAGCGTTTCAGAGATGGATGCTTCTGGGTCCGTTTGGGACTGCTGGAGACGGTTCTCAGAATACAGCGAGGGCCTCTCAGATGCAGCTACTCGTATCCCGCTGTCCCCTGGGCAGGACAGGTTCTCCTGCTGACCTTGCTCCGGGCCGAGGGTCGTGAGCCCACAGTCCACTGCCAAGTTCTCCTCCGCAGGGGGAGGTGGCCCATCGGTGTGGACTTCCTGTCCAGCTGCATCACGCCCCAGCCCATGGGCGTGGGGCGGTGTCAGCAAGCCCTCCCCTTCACAGCTGCCGGGCCTCTGTACGGATGGGTGGCTCCTCGTCTTTATTTCAGATTTGCCCTCCGCCTCCTGGGCTTTGGGGATGACCTCTGTAGCGGAAGTTGACAGGAAATCCGATTTCTCTGATTCTAAAGCAGGAAGAGGGTCCATTCTTCCCAATCCCCGCACATCCTGAAAGGTGTCAGAATACTTGGTCTGCAGTCCTGGCCCCTCCCGGACAGCTCCCTCGGGAAAAACGTGTTTACCGGCTCCATCCGGCCCAGAGGGTGGGATGGGATCCGGCTCGTGGAGCTGGTGCAGTGAAGCAGATGCATGGACCACTTGGGCTTCTTCCATCATCCCACAGGCCACCGAGCTCCAAGCTGCATCTTCTGACGGAGAGCCGGGCCTGTCCACGTGCCCGGGGGCCTCCTCTCTGAGCGGCTGTGCTGAGGCCCTGCTGGGAAGGCTGCTGCTCTCCACACCGCCAGTTAGCTGTGAAGCCTCATCCTCTTCCACCTTTGGGTCAGGCTTGCAGCCGCAGGCTTCGGGTTGCTCTCCCTGAAGGTTCCCAGGATCTGCACCCTCAGGTGGCTCTGGGGCTGCTTCCTGGCCTCTAGGGTCGGCCCCAGGCAGTGTGCTTTCCTTAGCCACAGCTGGACCTTCAGGGGCTTTGGCTTCATCCTTTGGCCCCAGTGACCTTCTGACACTTTCATCTGATGcaccaggagggggaaggggcagaaCCCCTTGTTGGACCTCGTGGCTTTGCTCCCTCTTCCAgagctcttccctctcctccgGGGGTGAAGGAGCAGGAACCTCTCTGGGGCCTCCTTCTGGACCCTCTCCCTCTCCTGCGAGGTCTGATGCGTGCTTCTCCTGCCCTGCCAACCCTGCTTCTGCCTGCTCTTTAGCCAGGTCTGTAAGAACAGGCCTCGCAGCATCGGAAATCATCTCCCTGGGTTGttctgcagcagcagaggcccgAGCAGCTGGCTGTGAAGTGAGGCTTGAAGCTGGATCCGTTTCCTCAGTCGCTGCGTGTGGGGCAGGCTCGGGGCTCACAAGCAAGCCCCCCTCGGGCTGGTCACCTGCCGTCACACAGACAGCTTGTCGGGGCTCGGCTCCTCGCCTCCCTGTCTGCAAGTGACCCCGAGCATCCGGGGCATCCAGAGTCTCCTCCCAAGAGCCCTTGGCCCCCGGCGCCAGGGCAGGACCCAGTGACTCCCAGGGCAGCTCTGTGGGCGGCGGATGCGCTCCCATTTGCTGCGGGCAGCTTTCCCGGGCAGCGACCTTCGCTTCGGCTTCTTGGGCCGCCCCTGAACCACTCCCGCTGGGAGGGCAGGTCCTGAGGAATCCCGAGTCATCGGTGAAATCCTGAGGCGGCCCCTCCACTTGGCATTTAGGGGCTGGATCTTGCGGGGTCGGGTTCTCGGGTTTTGGGGGGGACTCTTCCAGGCCGGCTGAGCTCTCTTGGCCTGGTTGGGCTGCAGCAGGGGCCATGGGGGCTCCCCGCCCAGACTCTGGCAGGGGAAagccacctgcagcctctttcccttGGGACTCAAAACCACCAGGCCAGCCATCCTCTCCACACAGCTGCACCTTCATCGGCTCTCGAGGAGCAGCTGGTGAAATTCCCGGCGACTGGTCAATGGAACTGGAGGAAGACAGTTTCTGCCCCTCATCTTCCTTCGGTCCTCTCTCTCTTCTGGCGCTGGGGGCGATTGCAACCACCCTGGGCTGAGTAGAACCGTCCATCCCAGGGACCAAGGCTGCTGGGCCGTATCCTGGGGCATTTGGGGAAGGTTCCCTCTGGGGGTGTTGAGCCAGGGGACAATCTTCAGGTTCCGCTGCTGGGCTTGCCAAGCAACCTTCTGGGGCACCCTCGGCAAAGGGCACGGAGGCCAAGGGACTCCCCTGCTCCCAGGGCTCCGGTGGGCTGGGCAGTGGAGAATCTTCTTGGCCCCTGGCTTCCCGTGGGTGCTTCCTTGGCTCAGTCACCTCTGGGGACACGATGCAGGGATACGGGCTGGTAGCACCCTCAGAAGTGGAGCAGGAACCTCCGTGCCCGACGCTGCCaacaatgaaaacatttattgttttatcAGTTCTCATGGATGCCAAGGATAGAGCCACAGCCCAGGCAAAATCCCTCCATGCTTCTCCCCACTAAAGGCCACAACACACACCATCCTCGTGCATCTCGTTCCTCTCCATGAAGAGACCCCCcgccccaatcccacccctcctgTAACCATGACATGTGCCCTCACTCTCTGCAAAAATTAGTGCAGAAAATCTCAAACATTCAATCTGAGGCTTTCCATGCTGGTCAGTAGTGAATCGGGAAATATGGAAACTAATTCATAATTGTCTACAATGCAGGAAACTcagaacatttttaataaatataaaccaTGATAGAGAATTTGGATGAGCTCTGTGTAGTTTACAAAGAGGTCCTGAACACTTCTGGGGATCCTTAGATGTtcaggaaaaaggcaaaaatggGCAAAGCCATGCTTTGAAATAAAGAGCTATTCTTGACAAAAAGTTAACTTGATTCTTTACATTCAGCGGGTGGTACTGTGAGGCATAATCCAAAAATCAATTCTATTTAGCTGTGGAATTTCTGCATATGACCTACATATAAAATTCCTGGGAGCTGAATTACCTTCCTACCCATATGTGTCTCAGCTTCAACTTACTTTGCTGtacaatgtataaagaaaaaCTGTGAACATGCAGGAAACTTGGGGGAATATGGCTCAGAGTCATGGACTTGCTATAGATCATCAACTATCCAGTTATTGTAAAATAGCTTATCACATGCCATATTTAGAACGTGTTTCTCAattctatatagtttttttttctatatagttTTAATtaggtgtattttttaaatttaaaagcaataTACGGCCAatacaaaattttgaaaatgtagaaaaaatgcTTGCCACCTGAAGTGTTCTagtgaatttcctttttttcctacaCAACTCTTTAGGGGGtgcaatttttgttatttttacataGCTGTGATTCTATATACTTTTACGATCATATATCTTTCAGTATCAAAAGAAATTGCTCAAGGCAAAGTTAACAGAAGTATGGTTTTTCTAAGGCTTTTACCATGTTCTTTGAAATTATTACAGGGAGGAAAATTTATGGCATCTTCCTGTAActattacatacacacatattcacaTATTCATAGACCCACAGTGTTTTGGATACGACCAGAGGAAAGAGTCTATTCTACATGTCCACTACCAAAATCCTATCTTTCCATGCAGGGCAACGCATATACATCCGTTTATGAGAGATGCATATAGTGGGAAGATGAAGTCCATTTCTGTTCAAATTTAGAAAtatgtgttatggactgaattgtgtccatctaaaaatccatatgttgaagtcctaatctataatgtgactgtatttggacacGGGGCCTTTAAGGAGGTTAATTAcggttaagtgaggtcataagaGGGAGGTCCTAACCCAGTAACACTGaagtccttataagaagaggaagggacaccAGGAGTCGCTCACACAGACAAGAAGGCCATGAGCGGATGCAGCAAGAAGGCGCcacctgcaagccaagaagaaaggtctcaccagaaaccaaccctccGGCCCCCTCACCTTGGAATTCcctaactgaaaaaataaatttctgccattgaagccacccagtctgtggtcttCTGTTATGGCAGTGTGAACAGACTAATACAATAGGTATATTGGGCATTTATTGTACTATCCTTTCAACATTTTTAAGGTTTCaaaatttccaaaatgaaaagcTGGGAAAATAATAATGGATGAAATTTATTGGACATCagtgctttacatggattatctcatttaaccctacCAATAGCCACGCAAAATGGATATTATCActgccattttgcagataagaaccctgagaacagagaggttaagcttGAATCTGTTGGGCCATAATCTTCTTATTCACTCTATGCTGCctccaaaaataaaaacttccatGGAGGGGGACAATGTTTGTGTCcccaaaattcaaatgttgaaaactaatccccaaggtgatggtattaggagatggggtctttgggaggtgattaggtcatgaaggtgaaGCCCCCATgaagggattagtgcccttgtaaaagagACCCAAGAGAGtttccttgccccttctgccttGTAAGGACGCAGAGAGGAGACGTCCATCTGTGAACTCGAAAATGGACCCTCCCCAGACAtggaatctgctggcaccttgatgttagatttccagcctccagaaccacaagaaataaatgtctgtcattaagccatccagtctatggtatttttataGCAGGCTGAACAAACTGAGACAGAGGGCGAAAGGCTCTTTACCTGGCTCCATTCCAGCCTCTTGCCAAGCCCCTCACCTATGAAATGTACATGACATCATATGACATCCTTGAAGGAGGTGTGTACACATGTCACCACACTAGTTGTCCTGATTTAATGCTTGTTCCTGCACATATGACATTGCAAATATTTCAGATGGACCCAAGAAAGAGAGTTGGCTACTATCTCAACCAGATTAGCACTTTCAGACCAAAAAGCAAGGCTGACaagagcaaagaagagaaaactcAGAGGGTAAGTTATGTGAATCCCTCCAATCCTCACATGGTCATGAGGACAGACGTGCCCACGGAGAGCCCTGGCCCCATGCTGACTGACATGTGTGAAACCACCAGGTGTGCAGGTAACGTGCCTTGGCCTGGTCTCTGCAGAGCAGCATTTCTGGAAATCAATGGATTGTTCCAGAACCAGCAACTCTGCACTCTTGAATCTGgccattttccttttaataagCTCTTTACACTGAATTGTGTCCCAATCTTTAACTAGGGTGCCAAACTGTTTAGTAGCTAATGAGATCAATGGTGTGTAATTCATAAATGAAGTGCTCCTATTTATGTCTGCTTGTTCAAGAAGCGCAGAACACAGCCCCTCTGCGCtggtaacaaaacaaacaaagcagcTCTGTTGTCCTGTCTCTGACAGCAGCTGCTAGCTCAGGAGAGTGTGTGGCTTTCCTTCAGGCTGCCTGAAGTCAGGACCATCTGGGGACGAGGTGACAAATTCACTCAGTTTGGGCACCTTGAAAGCCTGCAGGTCCTTGGAGACAGCAACTAGGAACACATCTCCCAGAGTGTGAGCATACGACTCCATTCAAAATAAGGACCCAGCCTTGGTTTATTTTGCCTAAGCTGGGCACCAGCAATCTCTGTGATTGCCCATCAGAAGCCAATTTTTAAAACCAGATTAAAGCCACTCACCACGAGCAGATTTGCCCAAGGGCAGGAAAAATTCTAAGAACTCATCTGTGAGGGCTCTGCGTTAATGGAAGCTTCCATAATGTCCTTTTGTGCTGCAAGATTGAATCACAATGTGTAGGACGGAGGTTCAGCTCAGAATCCAAAGGCAAGCTCTTGTGGGCTGGGCAGCGTGTTCTCAATGGAAGGCTTTCAGCCCAAAGTGGGCGCAGCCTTTGAATTGAGGAGGGGAGGGCACAGCCTCCCCGGTGCAGACCAGACGTCCCCAGCCAACAAAGCAAGAGGCATGGGGTGTGGAGACCTGGGAGGAGGGGTGATTTGCTGCAGCGAAGGTCTAAGCAGAGGATGGAGATGCAGAAAATGTCCTCCCCACCATCGTAGCTGGAGACCATCACATCCAGATGGGTTCCTAAATGAACAGCTCTGAAGACACACACTCAAGCCAAGTAGGAATGCTTGAAAAGAGGAAGGAGGCTGGTGCAGGGAAAAACAAGCATGCCCCTGCACTACCAAGCTTTAAGGGAACCAGCAAAACCATAAAGCAAAATCGTCAAGATGGAGAGTCGCCACTGACTGAGCATTTACTAAGGCCAAGCCCGTGCTAAGCACTTCAGTTATGATTACATTTaatccacacagcagccaggcaGAGTGGATGCCCCCCACTgcacaaatgaagaaatattcaCAGAGAGGTTCAAGACCAGACCCGGGTCGCACGTGGAGCTCCCATGGCAAAGCAAGATCAAGCCCCGCCTGGCTCCAGGACCCTGCTGTCTCCTGCTTCCCTGTACTTGCTGGCCTCGTCTCTCCTGGACCAATGCAGCAGCCTCTTCTCCCACCCACTCTGGCCTGTGCATTCTGTTCTCCAGGCTGCAGCCAGAGCAATGGCTTAGAAATGAAAGCCTGACCCTGTCACCCTCATGGGAAGACTCTACGGTGGTGGCTTCACTTTGCAATCAGCTGTGCCCCCAGCCTACCTTTCCGGCTTCGTCCCACACAGAGCTCCCCATCCCTGAATTTTCCTGGAGCTGGagctctcctgctcctccctgcGTATCTCAGCCCCAATCTTCACTTTTCAATGAAGCCTCCCTGGACTGGCCTCTGGGATCAGATCTCCTTCTACAGCCCTACATAGTGAGGGCACTAGTCACAGCTGCCATCAAAAAGGATGACCATTTCTCCCACTGGAGTATAATGGAGACTGGGTCTTGCCTCTTTTCAATATTGTATCGCCAGTGCTTGGCATACTGCAAACATTGAATATATGAATGCatgagtagatggatggatgggtgaagggatggatggatggttgggtggatgatggatggaaggatggatgggtggatgggtgaagggatggacagatggatggatggatggatggacaaataCAACTAAATGCAAATCAAGGATTCTAAATATGCAGAAATGCTCCCAAATTCTGGTTGTTTGACTTGAAGATTAGGAAAGTTCTTTTCTTCCATACAATCACAGCACTCTAGTGATCTGTTAGTCCAAACCTCTCATGTTACaggaatgaggaaactgaggcccaggaaaggCAAAGTACTTTTGTTTTAATACCTCTGCCAAAGAAATGAGGTTAAGGCAGCACTACTCAACCAAATGTCCCTTTGCGCACTGGTGGGTCTGATAAGTTAGGGGGTACACTGCAAGTGATCTGTTATTAATTATAAAGCACGGAAGTCTGCGAATGATTTGTAATTTTCATAAATTAGTCTAATTCAAAAGATGATAAGGTGTCCCCACAGAACATCGTCTCTGTTACTCATTTTGCATTCTGCTGCAGTTTCTGGAAAAGGAAGGCATGGGGCCGAGGGAGATCCAGCAAGTTAGACCACAGACCCTGGGGACTACCTGTCCTCAAACACGGCTAAcggctggggctggggtgagggcacGGGGGCTGTGGGCGCTCCTCAGCTTCTGCATCATGACTTGGCCCACAAATTAGGGGCTTTTCTGACACTTCTGAGTTCTCTGAGAAGTCTGACACTTCCGCCCTATTCTCCACTCCCTTTGGGTCGTCGCCCCAGGAAGTGAGGCTTCTCTGATTGGTTAGATGGGGAAGGCAGCCCCCCCGTAGGTCCAGTCTTCCCATGGGTGGGAGTTAAGGTGCTCAAGGTCACTGAGATGAGCTCACCCACAGTGCAGCCCCTCTCCCCGCTGCCTGCATGTAGCAAGCTCGCTGGGGCCAGCCCTCCCCGCCCTTCAGGGCAGCCTGCCCTGGCACACAGCCTGGCGCTGGTGGGAGCTGATTCCCAGCACAGTATGCCGAGCCCCTGGTTGGCTCTTCCTCTGGGCCAGCCTCGCCAGTGATCAAGCtggtttccttctccctctctgactCCGGCCATCTTCTTCACAATTGATTCAGAATCTGCTGTGaccactgaccttcaacaccccctgaaaggagttcagggtggagatcaggaatgaggcactctgtgctctgggaaaaactggcagaacagatcttcagatagttagatattttcaggaggaGGTTTTACGAGCCCCAtgtcttgcatctcctcatatctagaaaagcactaaaatcatgaaCGGAGACAcgtgctcctcgtgactagcagcagCCTCCTGCTGAGACGTGTGCTTGGCTGCACGCACCCCCTTCACTGACGTCATATGTAACACTGACCTTGCCCCCCGCCTCttcggagcagttcctcagagctctctgagaggctgtctcccgggctgtagtcctcattttgccccaaataaaacttcacCCACAACTCCAACGTTGTGCATTTTCTTTAAGTCAACAATGggatgaataaaaaatatatttttaacggACGCCGTAACTGCTCACTTAGGTTGAGTCCTACACTGTGAGATGGATCGCCATTCCAGAACCTTCAGAGAAGGAATTTACATGCTGAGTGATCTGTGCAGAGCAAAGGACTCTCAAGTTAATAAGGATATGACAGCCGCCATGCTTTAACAACTATAACATGGTATTTCACGTAGAAAGGCACCTCCTCAGAAACTTCTTTGCGGTCCCGAGCAGATTAGGTCCAATCCACACTCACAGCCCTAACTCGTCCAAACAACGCTCCCTATATGGATGCCAGCGAGGCTGCTGACCTTGGCAGCCCTGTCAGACTCAGCTTTGTATTTTAAATCcagtgttaactcttttctgtgCTCCTTCtgcattagaaaaaagaaagaccacAATGCTTAAGCAATCCATgcagtaaatgaaagaaaattattcgTAGGTTCTAAAGAGTTATTGGaggaaagggtgtgtgtgtgctgggggttGGATGAAACACCAAAGCATCCTTAGTATTCAGCCTGTACTTTGCCACATGAACTTTTATTTGACTTCAAGGTCAAGGTGTTGGTCCACTCTTGAGACTTCATTAACCAGCATAACGAGGGCATAGGCACAGGCAACTGAATtccaaagaaaattcaaaaactgTCCCCTAACCAATTTTTTTCAGCAACCCTCATGTGGGTGTTGACCAAACTGTGTGGTTCCCAGCCTCAGTGCTGGGCTTGGAGTGTGACCCCCAAGCCTTCCCTGTAGCTGGAATGAACTCCATGTCTCctccttctgtctgtctgtcactGTATCTCAAATGTATGTAGATATTAtcacaagaaaacagaaattcatttAAATGCATTTCTGGCATAATAATTACTTTTGATCGGTTGGATGTTGCTTAATGATCAATTaccaaaaataaaactacaatccCATTAGAGGAGGCATctgggttttctgtttgtttgtctgtttttaatctAATAAGATATTTATTGAAGAAGATAAGTAAGATGTGATCACAAAGTGAGATTTCCATAAATGTTATTCACAATAAGTAATCAAATGTCTTTAGTGTTGTATACaggtagtttttttgtttgtttgtttgtttggttttttacatttatatatattcgttttcagattcttttccattataggttattataagatactgagtagatttccctgtgatatacagtaggtccttgtcgtttccttactttatatatagtagtgtgtatatgttaaccccaaattcctaatttatccaccctccccaccccccagtatcctctttggtaaccataaatttgttttctagagGCATCTGCTTTTATTcacaataaagatttttaaaattctaataagCACAAATCAAGGAATTgggtagagggacttccctggaggtccagtgggtgagactgcACACTCCCAATGCTCTC is a window encoding:
- the TACC2 gene encoding transforming acidic coiled-coil-containing protein 2 isoform X7, which produces MGNENSTSGNQQEDSGLNNIILWPPNPEPLQRTSLARSPGSVERPGNSQSAERKPEEKPRSNDHGDLPSVGHGGSCSTSEGATSPYPCIVSPEVTEPRKHPREARGQEDSPLPSPPEPWEQGSPLASVPFAEGAPEGCLASPAAEPEDCPLAQHPQREPSPNAPGYGPAALVPGMDGSTQPRVVAIAPSARRERGPKEDEGQKLSSSSSIDQSPGISPAAPREPMKVQLCGEDGWPGGFESQGKEAAGGFPLPESGRGAPMAPAAAQPGQESSAGLEESPPKPENPTPQDPAPKCQVEGPPQDFTDDSGFLRTCPPSGSGSGAAQEAEAKVAARESCPQQMGAHPPPTELPWESLGPALAPGAKGSWEETLDAPDARGHLQTGRRGAEPRQAVCVTAGDQPEGGLLVSPEPAPHAATEETDPASSLTSQPAARASAAAEQPREMISDAARPVLTDLAKEQAEAGLAGQEKHASDLAGEGEGPEGGPREVPAPSPPEEREELWKREQSHEVQQGVLPLPPPGASDESVRRSLGPKDEAKAPEGPAVAKESTLPGADPRGQEAAPEPPEGADPGNLQGEQPEACGCKPDPKVEEDEASQLTGGVESSSLPSRASAQPLREEAPGHVDRPGSPSEDAAWSSVACGMMEEAQVVHASASLHQLHEPDPIPPSGPDGAGKHVFPEGAVREGPGLQTKYSDTFQDVRGLGRMDPLPALESEKSDFLSTSATEVIPKAQEAEGKSEIKTRSHPSVQRPGSCEGEGLLTPPHAHGLGRDAAGQEVHTDGPPPPAEENLAVDCGLTTLGPEQGQQENLSCPGDSGIRVAASERPSLYSENRLQQSQTDPEASISETLREKSQQCESEKETSPGDAEFQNLGADSPQTHIPVEPREDVSLPTHGAKEQASESELQSELPKGSLSDAPSSAPGHTVPENRTTEPSELSAPKRLELSALGGNGQEGECSGSQLSRGPPPAADTLQDSALARSLSRKESCCAGQGPNKSQQELVDGLKAGSQHEEACLGDAGISEAADAWPPLQDSGKTEKASGSTVGAPPCRPDSVALLKAARCPPAPAPAGPRVASTQEAPESEAGGETQEGRRQSGLAPEKEMECPTATDAEAQKLLESVPSAEHQGAGGGTAEIGGNADGGDLGTQRAPGEPGEAARSGGFLPTDQCPSPGEEASTCALGEPCQAEQPSASSQDALLPARELGAIPRSVVDISAAQAVPDPKRLLSSRPPEEATPETPYLHMESAARKGAEDSGVKALSPQGLRAPGESPCPTREPLLVLENASSTKVPCDSPAPLGQPGAAGEETSAVPASSGSPKAGTFEGPVDSVPYLDRVPLLAKGKQTAEEQKGSRAPGASAKPSELSAHLASEESTAGDAARERERSGERMVDPSKDPRKGASAGVDASSRQTSMIAGLPDFREHITKIFEKSVLGALTADRPQSTLGEKAGAGKSVMGKDLATPSPEKLPDGTQGVAIASLPTTPAGLWVQSKEKQQELAVEAEISRLGPQDPAPEKLPGPAWPAAEQSLPGASVGKEMSGPPQMLTESKKPEGAGEGWPGLGSQAHSQQESGRQESASGLSSQVTSPEIPDADLPLAPQSHGEGDAVQDDRIPSGRQHQETSRRDSQPREDGAQGFSHPGALGDMSVSTSAQRASSPHGNVPTVAEAISEACTPDTLRGERRHGGAAGISETQNALGTQSTLEPRAGEVAEAPLEPGLGAEAAGQAEGDVTWSTAETGAHVSDDLPEAGTTRTFSAAACASALPGSRGDPGCSEGALRMEAAAAPSGDSPAGHPQAEEQPGPELPAPAGDGKVRVSSPPEPDEVRDLKLQSLDPEALDAERKSSGPGPSTLPLVPEKDAPNVVGEVISDETRSAGGAESASQFGPATLQALSSSICSPVVDDVIQPAALEDLENPLLAAFSPHGDVSGWVSTDLTAQSTPPAAARVDLTPPASEHASLPSAPAGDAHASLPSTAAGDGVEASIPSCQGLAKDLSRSSDSEEAFETPESTTPVKAPPAPPPPPSEVVPEPEVSAPPPPEEAGCGSEPVCVPDGPRSSSVEGSPFRPPTHSFSSVFDEDKPIASSGTYNLDFDNIELVDNFQTLEPRSSDSKNQDCKVNSRRKSTDSVPISKSTLSRSLSLQASDFDGASCSGSPEAAAPAPDAHSTGSSSASSTLKRTKKPRPPSLKKKQTTKKPPETPPVKETQQEPAEESPDPSEENRIAEAKTESAKTEGSGPTLSEEAPVEPAAVPKAACPLDSEGAEGAIPPASGGGRVQNSPPIGRKTLSPATAPEVVEVSPLDSGGQEDSPAKGLSVRLEFDYSEDKGSWDTQQENPPPTKKTGKKPVAKMPLRRPKMKKTPEKLDNTPASPTRSPAEPNDIPIAKGTYTFDIDKWDDPNFNPFSSTSKMQESPKLPQQSYNFDPDACDGSTDPFKTCSKTPSSPSKSPASFEIPASAIEANGVDGDGLNKPAKKKKTPLKTDTFRVKKSPKRSPLSDPPSQDPTPVATPETPPVISAVVHATDEEKLAVTNQKWTCMTVDLEADKQDYPQPSDLSTFVNETKFSSPTEELDYRNSYEIEYMEKIGSSLPQDDDAPKKQALYLMFDTSQESPVKSPPVRMSESPTPCSGSSFEETEALVNAGAKIQHPVARGLAPNQEPHLQVPEKSSQKELEAMALGTASEVIEIREAAHPTDVTISKTALYSRLGTAEVEKPTGLLFQQPDLDSALQIARAEIITKEREVSDWKDKYEESRREVMEMRKIVAEYEKTIAQMIEDEQREKSVSHQTVQQLVLEKEQALADLNSVEKSLADLFRRYEKMKEVLEGFRKNEEVLKKCAQEYLSRVKKEEQRYQALKVHAEEKLDRANAEIAQVRGKAQQEQAAYQASLRKEQLRVDALERTLEQKNKEIEELTKICDELIAKMGKS